From Corynebacterium aquatimens:
ATGGAGTACCTCTCTGAGGACCGCGTTGAACTGCGCTACATTATGCCGCTTGGTGAAATCATCTTTGATTTCTTTGACATGCTGAAATCCCGCACCAAGGGTTACGCGTCTTTGAACTATGAGGAAGCCGGCGAGCAGGCCGCCAACCTGGTGAAGGTGGATATCCTTCTGCAGGGCGAACCCGTGGACGCGTTCAGTGCCATCGTCCACCGTGATTCTGCTCAGTGGTACGGCAACAAGATGACCAAGAAGCTGAAGGAACTCATCCCGCGCCAGCAGTTTGAAGTTCCCGTCCAGGCCGCGATCGGCTCCAAGATCATCGCTCGCGAGAACATCCGTGCACTGCGCAAGGACGTCTTGTCCAAGTGCTACGGCGGTGACATTTCGCGTAAACGCAAACTGCTGGAAAAGCAGAAAGCCGGTAAGAAGCGCATGAAGGCTATCGGCTCCGTCACGGTTCCGCAGGAAGCTTTCGTCGCCGCACTTTCGACGGACGAGGAGTAACCACCATGGCTGACACCCCCACCGGTCCGGAGGACACCAACAACCTTCCCGGCAGCGCCGGGGCTGTCCCGGACGACGTCCAAGCGTTCGCCGCAAAGCTCTTCGACCTTGCCCGCAACGGCGATGCCAGCCTGCTCGACTACATCGACGCTGGCGTTGACGTGGACATGACCAACCAGGACGGCAACTCTTTTTTGATGCTTGCCGCGTATTCCGGCCACGCCGACCTGGTGGCGGCGCTTGCCGCACGCGGCGCTAACCCCGACAAAACCAACGAG
This genomic window contains:
- a CDS encoding ankyrin repeat domain-containing protein, translated to MADTPTGPEDTNNLPGSAGAVPDDVQAFAAKLFDLARNGDASLLDYIDAGVDVDMTNQDGNSFLMLAAYSGHADLVAALAARGANPDKTNERGQTPIAGAVFKKEDAVIDALLTAGADPTLGTPDAIATAQMFGRDDLVQRFTGA